A single region of the Rhodococcus sp. W8901 genome encodes:
- a CDS encoding molybdopterin molybdotransferase MoeA, translating to MAQRPGHEHRGTARSVEEHAAEVGRLLAPLLTRPSETVRLDDALDRVLSYDITSPVDLPLFRNSQMDGFAVDAVSVAAVPVTLPVVGTVAAGPAEPAPHVPGTAVRIMTGAVIPDGADAVVPVEDTEVIDGKVTVSRPRDRGDYVRERGSDVRTGMLLLTAGTLLEPRHLGVLAAVGLGSVAVRTRPRVAVITTGAELVDAGTTPAPGQIYDSNGAALSASLRANGAEVAVVDRSSDEPDAFRAALRRAVARTELVITSGGVSMGDYEVVKDVLTELGARFGPVAMQPGGPQGLALVDEIPVLTFPGNPVSTMVSFEVFLRPLLRRAVGLPAVPTEDAVLGHAVTSIAGKRQFLRGRRTDTGVEVVSGPGSHLVAAFAWADVLIDVPAAVTSLAAGDRVKVWPL from the coding sequence CTCGCGCCGCTGCTGACGCGACCGTCCGAGACCGTGCGCCTCGACGACGCGCTGGACCGGGTCCTGTCGTACGACATCACCTCCCCCGTCGATCTGCCACTGTTCCGCAATTCGCAGATGGACGGATTCGCGGTCGATGCCGTCTCGGTGGCGGCGGTTCCGGTGACGCTCCCGGTGGTCGGCACCGTCGCCGCCGGCCCGGCCGAGCCTGCCCCGCACGTGCCGGGAACCGCGGTGCGGATCATGACCGGGGCGGTGATTCCCGATGGCGCGGATGCCGTTGTGCCGGTGGAGGACACCGAGGTGATCGACGGAAAGGTGACCGTCAGTCGGCCCCGGGACCGCGGCGACTACGTCCGCGAGCGGGGCAGCGACGTGCGCACCGGGATGCTGCTGCTGACGGCCGGAACGCTGCTCGAACCGCGACATCTCGGGGTGCTGGCCGCGGTCGGGCTCGGGTCGGTGGCGGTGCGGACCCGGCCCCGCGTCGCGGTGATCACGACCGGCGCGGAACTGGTGGACGCCGGCACCACACCCGCGCCGGGACAGATCTACGACTCCAACGGCGCCGCGCTGTCCGCGAGCCTGCGGGCCAACGGCGCCGAGGTCGCGGTGGTGGACCGCAGCAGCGACGAGCCCGACGCCTTCCGTGCCGCGCTGCGCCGCGCGGTTGCCCGCACCGAACTGGTGATCACCTCGGGCGGGGTGTCGATGGGCGACTACGAGGTGGTCAAGGACGTCCTCACCGAACTGGGCGCACGGTTCGGTCCGGTCGCGATGCAGCCCGGCGGACCGCAGGGCCTGGCGTTGGTCGACGAGATCCCGGTCCTGACGTTCCCCGGTAACCCGGTGAGCACGATGGTCTCGTTCGAGGTGTTCCTGCGCCCGCTGCTTCGCCGCGCGGTGGGACTGCCCGCCGTGCCGACCGAGGATGCCGTGCTCGGCCACGCGGTCACGTCGATCGCGGGCAAGCGCCAGTTCCTGCGCGGCCGCCGCACCGACACCGGGGTCGAGGTGGTGTCGGGTCCCGGATCGCACCTCGTGGCGGCGTTCGCGTGGGCCGATGTACTGATAGACGTTCCCGCCGCCGTCACGTCCCTGGCGGCGGGCGATCGAGTGAAGGTGTGGCCCCTGTAG
- the moaCB gene encoding bifunctional molybdenum cofactor biosynthesis protein MoaC/MoaB, with the protein MSELSHLDGEGRARMVDVSAKADTTRIAVAAGELVTTPEVVALVRADDMPKADVLSTARIAGIAGAKKTSELIPLCHQLALSSVKVEFGFTDTSITIEATAKTKGPTGVEMEALTAVAVAGLTLHDMVKAVDPAATLDGVRLLTKEGGKRGQWRRDDATPTAAATVTDVRAGSATVLVASTGGARGTRPDTTGPAIVGWLETRGHTVRGPLVYADADIAAGLADALSDAPALVITTGGTGASPTDATPEATLAVLDRQLPGLAEAMRRRGTEVTPHASLSRGVAGLVGRTVVVNLPGSPGGVKDGLSVLDPVLDHLLAQVAGGGAHDA; encoded by the coding sequence ATGAGCGAGCTGAGCCATCTGGACGGCGAGGGCCGGGCCCGGATGGTGGACGTGAGCGCGAAGGCGGACACCACCCGGATCGCCGTCGCTGCCGGCGAACTGGTGACCACACCGGAGGTGGTCGCGCTGGTCCGCGCCGACGACATGCCGAAGGCCGACGTCCTCTCGACCGCGCGGATCGCGGGCATCGCCGGCGCCAAGAAGACCTCCGAGCTGATCCCGCTGTGTCACCAGCTGGCACTGTCGTCGGTCAAGGTCGAGTTCGGGTTCACCGACACCTCGATCACGATCGAGGCCACCGCGAAGACGAAGGGCCCCACCGGGGTCGAGATGGAGGCCCTCACCGCGGTCGCCGTGGCCGGCCTGACGCTGCACGACATGGTCAAGGCCGTCGACCCGGCCGCGACGCTCGACGGCGTCCGGTTGCTGACCAAGGAGGGCGGCAAGCGCGGGCAGTGGCGGCGCGACGACGCGACGCCGACCGCCGCCGCCACGGTCACCGACGTGCGGGCCGGTTCCGCGACCGTCCTCGTCGCGTCCACGGGTGGCGCGCGGGGTACCCGACCCGACACCACGGGCCCGGCGATCGTCGGCTGGCTCGAGACCCGCGGCCACACTGTCCGCGGCCCGCTGGTCTACGCCGACGCCGACATCGCGGCGGGCCTGGCCGACGCACTCTCCGACGCCCCCGCGCTGGTGATCACCACCGGCGGCACCGGGGCCTCCCCCACCGACGCGACACCCGAGGCCACGCTCGCCGTCCTCGATCGGCAACTGCCGGGCCTCGCGGAGGCCATGCGCCGGCGCGGCACCGAGGTGACCCCGCACGCGTCGCTCAGCCGCGGCGTCGCCGGGTTGGTCGGGCGCACCGTCGTGGTGAACCTGCCGGGGTCGCCGGGCGGGGTAAAGGACGGCCTGTCGGTGCTGGACCCCGTCCTCGATCACCTGTTGGCGCAGGTCGCGGGGGGCGGTGCACACGATGCGTGA
- a CDS encoding molybdenum cofactor biosynthesis protein MoaE: MRELLARICAEPLDPAVVDAAVAGPEHGAVVVFTGVVRDHDGGRSVSALEYQAHPDAGRFLRQCCEQVSERTGLPVAALHRVGQLTIGDLALVAAVAAPHRTEAFAACAELVERIKAEVPIWKRQRFATGTSEWVGL, translated from the coding sequence ATGCGTGAGCTGCTCGCGCGCATCTGCGCCGAACCACTCGATCCAGCGGTCGTCGACGCCGCAGTCGCCGGGCCGGAGCACGGCGCTGTGGTGGTTTTCACAGGTGTCGTCCGCGACCACGACGGCGGCCGGTCGGTGTCGGCGCTCGAGTACCAGGCCCACCCGGACGCCGGACGGTTCCTCCGCCAGTGCTGCGAGCAGGTCTCCGAGCGCACCGGACTGCCCGTCGCGGCGCTACATCGGGTGGGGCAGTTGACCATCGGCGATCTGGCGTTGGTCGCTGCGGTGGCCGCACCGCACCGCACCGAGGCCTTCGCCGCGTGCGCCGAACTGGTGGAGCGGATCAAGGCCGAGGTGCCGATCTGGAAACGTCAGCGGTTCGCGACCGGCACGTCCGAATGGGTGGGTTTGTGA
- a CDS encoding DEAD/DEAH box helicase produces MTNARKAPTNLSTSITTPSDESATPSFESLGVPAPIVTALTNGGITAPFPIQVDTLPDTLAGRDVLGRGKTGSGKTLAFSIPLAARLAGGKRRPGKPRGLVLAPTRELATQITATLEPLADAHGLRVTTIFGGVSQHRQVKALEAGVDIVVACPGRLEDLMKQGFVKLDGIEITILDEADHMADLGFLPGVTRILAATPAGGQRLLFSATLDNGVDKLVKRFLQNEVLHSVDEANSPVAAMTHHVYDVSGVEAKKALIHKLASGQGRRILFMRTKHQARKLARQLTESGIPSVDLHGNLSQAARDRNLAAFSEGSARVLVATDVAARGVHVDEVELVVHVDPPAEHKAYLHRSGRTARAGSAGDVVTIVLPDQRKDLSALMRKASIKVTPVQVTADSEHVIRLVGEPAPHVPPAPKTDKPAGDARRQQGQRPGRGGQGGQGRNSRGPRAEGAATTGGGRRRSGGRPGGGSGTGATGSAGSQGGGTRQASQGGGSRRRRG; encoded by the coding sequence ATGACGAATGCCCGAAAGGCACCGACGAACTTGTCCACCAGCATCACCACCCCGTCCGACGAATCGGCAACTCCCTCCTTCGAGTCCCTGGGCGTCCCCGCCCCGATCGTCACCGCTCTGACCAACGGCGGCATCACCGCGCCGTTCCCCATCCAGGTCGACACCCTCCCCGACACTCTCGCCGGCCGCGACGTCCTCGGCCGCGGCAAGACCGGCAGCGGCAAGACCCTCGCGTTCTCCATCCCGCTCGCGGCCCGCCTCGCCGGCGGCAAGCGCCGCCCGGGCAAGCCCCGCGGCCTCGTCCTCGCCCCCACCCGCGAGCTTGCGACGCAGATCACCGCGACACTCGAACCCCTCGCCGACGCACACGGTCTGCGCGTCACCACCATCTTCGGCGGTGTCTCGCAGCACCGCCAGGTCAAGGCGCTCGAGGCCGGGGTCGACATCGTCGTCGCGTGCCCGGGCCGCCTCGAGGACCTGATGAAGCAGGGCTTCGTCAAGCTCGACGGCATCGAGATCACGATCCTCGACGAGGCCGACCACATGGCGGATCTCGGCTTCCTGCCCGGCGTGACCCGCATCCTCGCGGCGACGCCGGCCGGTGGCCAGCGACTGCTGTTCTCGGCGACGCTCGACAACGGCGTCGACAAGCTGGTCAAGCGGTTCCTGCAGAACGAGGTCCTGCACTCCGTCGACGAGGCGAACTCGCCGGTCGCGGCGATGACCCACCACGTCTACGACGTCTCCGGCGTCGAGGCCAAGAAGGCCCTGATCCACAAGCTGGCGTCCGGTCAGGGTCGGCGCATCTTGTTCATGCGCACCAAGCACCAGGCCCGCAAGCTCGCCCGCCAGCTCACCGAGTCGGGCATCCCGTCGGTGGACCTGCACGGCAACCTCTCCCAGGCCGCGCGCGACCGCAACCTCGCTGCCTTCTCGGAGGGCTCGGCCCGCGTGCTGGTGGCGACCGACGTCGCGGCGCGCGGCGTCCACGTCGACGAGGTCGAACTCGTGGTCCACGTCGATCCGCCGGCCGAGCACAAGGCGTACCTGCACCGCTCGGGTCGCACCGCGCGCGCCGGCAGCGCCGGCGACGTCGTCACCATCGTGCTGCCCGATCAGCGCAAGGATCTGTCCGCGCTGATGCGCAAGGCATCGATCAAGGTCACCCCGGTCCAGGTGACCGCCGACTCCGAGCACGTGATCCGTCTCGTCGGCGAGCCGGCCCCGCACGTGCCGCCGGCCCCCAAGACCGACAAGCCGGCCGGTGACGCGCGCCGCCAGCAGGGACAGCGTCCGGGCCGTGGCGGTCAGGGCGGCCAGGGCCGAAACAGCCGGGGTCCGCGAGCGGAAGGCGCCGCCACCACCGGTGGTGGACGCCGCCGCTCGGGCGGACGTCCGGGCGGCGGCAGCGGAACGGGCGCCACCGGTTCCGCCGGCTCGCAGGGCGGCGGAACCCGTCAGGCGTCGCAGGGCGGCGGCTCGCGCCGCCGCCGCGGCTGA
- the bluB gene encoding 5,6-dimethylbenzimidazole synthase has translation MTESLVSVYEAIRRRRDVRAEFSGELIPDETLQRVLGAAHAAPSVGNTQPWDFIVVRNPDTLATFADHVADRRRAFADSLPEDRRKTFDPIKIEGIRESGTGIVVTYDPSRGGQNILGRHTIDDTGLFSAVLAIQNLWLAAAAENIGVGWVSFYDEEYLTELLDIPAPVRPIAWLCVGKVDQFQEVPDLERFGWRTRRALADAIHWERF, from the coding sequence GTGACCGAATCTCTTGTTTCCGTATACGAAGCCATCCGCCGACGCCGTGACGTCCGCGCCGAGTTCAGCGGCGAGCTGATCCCCGACGAGACATTGCAACGGGTGCTCGGTGCGGCACACGCGGCACCGAGCGTCGGCAACACGCAGCCGTGGGACTTCATCGTCGTCCGCAACCCCGACACCCTCGCGACGTTCGCCGACCACGTCGCCGACCGTCGCCGTGCCTTCGCCGACTCGTTGCCCGAGGATCGCCGGAAGACGTTCGACCCCATCAAGATCGAGGGCATCCGCGAGAGCGGGACCGGCATCGTGGTCACCTACGATCCGTCGCGCGGTGGCCAGAACATCCTCGGCCGGCACACCATCGACGACACCGGCCTGTTCTCGGCGGTGCTGGCCATCCAGAACCTCTGGCTGGCCGCGGCCGCCGAGAACATCGGCGTCGGGTGGGTGTCGTTCTACGACGAGGAGTACCTCACCGAACTGTTGGACATCCCGGCCCCGGTCCGCCCCATCGCGTGGCTGTGCGTCGGCAAGGTGGACCAGTTCCAGGAGGTGCCCGATCTGGAGCGTTTCGGCTGGCGGACGCGTCGGGCACTGGCCGACGCGATCCACTGGGAACGCTTCTGA
- a CDS encoding CobW family GTP-binding protein: protein MAKKRGPRSIPVVVVAGFLGSGKTTLLNHLLRNNGGTRIGVIVNDFGSVNIDSMMVAGQVDSMMALSNGCMCCAVDVSDMDAMLDRLAHRTSEIDVIVVEASGLAEPRNMIRLVLGSENPYITYGGLVMLVDGAEYQNSRARHPELDQHIAIADLIVLNKTDRIGGEDHDTLLGDVCGINPRAAVVSTVQGRVDPGLLFDRAPRPEPRPGQQLSFDDLLADAADAAGCGECGGDHDTHIHTLYDSVTFASELPMHPRRLIRFLEKQPAGVYRIKGYVYFGVRGHQQKYLLQVVGDHIAFHPQRWNPGERRRTELVVIGTDLDPDSVDAMLDACTESEAEGLDADTMMGVHRYTVDA, encoded by the coding sequence GTGGCGAAGAAACGTGGTCCGCGGTCGATCCCTGTCGTCGTCGTGGCCGGTTTCCTCGGGTCGGGAAAGACGACCCTGCTCAACCATCTGCTCCGCAACAACGGCGGCACCCGGATCGGCGTGATCGTCAACGACTTCGGCTCGGTCAACATCGACTCGATGATGGTTGCGGGGCAAGTCGATTCGATGATGGCGCTCAGCAACGGCTGTATGTGCTGCGCGGTGGACGTCAGCGACATGGACGCGATGCTGGACCGGCTGGCGCACCGGACGTCGGAGATCGACGTCATCGTCGTCGAGGCGAGTGGACTCGCGGAGCCGCGCAACATGATTCGGCTGGTACTCGGCAGTGAGAACCCGTACATCACGTACGGCGGTCTCGTCATGCTCGTCGACGGTGCCGAGTACCAGAACAGCCGGGCGCGGCATCCGGAACTGGACCAGCACATCGCGATCGCCGACCTGATCGTGCTGAACAAGACGGACCGCATCGGCGGGGAGGACCACGACACCCTTCTCGGCGACGTGTGCGGGATCAATCCGCGGGCGGCTGTGGTCTCCACCGTGCAGGGGCGCGTGGATCCCGGCCTGCTGTTCGACCGTGCCCCGCGGCCCGAACCCCGGCCGGGACAACAGTTGTCGTTCGACGATCTGCTCGCCGACGCAGCAGACGCCGCCGGTTGCGGGGAATGCGGCGGCGATCACGACACGCACATCCACACGCTCTACGACAGCGTCACGTTCGCGTCCGAATTGCCGATGCACCCGCGTCGGCTCATCCGCTTCCTGGAGAAGCAGCCCGCGGGCGTGTACCGGATCAAGGGGTACGTGTACTTCGGCGTGCGGGGTCATCAACAGAAGTACCTGCTGCAGGTGGTGGGTGACCACATCGCGTTCCATCCGCAGCGGTGGAACCCGGGCGAGCGCCGTCGGACCGAACTGGTCGTGATCGGCACCGACCTGGATCCAGACTCGGTGGACGCGATGCTGGACGCCTGCACCGAATCCGAGGCCGAGGGGCTCGACGCGGACACGATGATGGGCGTGCACCGCTACACCGTCGACGCCTGA
- a CDS encoding (2Fe-2S)-binding protein, which yields MSSPSEVSRTLASLATVNPYFVATTGDPGLGDWRPASRLYDEADALAEVVGHVGARISSTEYRVAASTLFLGYAARLWSLVLGGAVRDRRLLDLDPAELLWLDDHGQIRLHVREPRGWEGADLVDLVRAMVLDRHLEPMVDSIRSAEPMSERLLWGNAASALIGAARVLDGDTRTDAITVTETILRDPRLTDTVDREGAGYRRRSCCLFYRTPVSGYCGDCALTGPSESVHHQGDESV from the coding sequence GTGTCGTCGCCCTCCGAGGTCTCCAGGACCCTGGCCTCGCTGGCCACCGTCAACCCCTACTTCGTCGCCACCACAGGCGATCCCGGCCTGGGCGACTGGCGTCCGGCGAGTCGGCTGTACGACGAAGCGGACGCGCTCGCCGAGGTCGTCGGACATGTCGGAGCGCGCATCAGCTCGACGGAGTATCGCGTCGCGGCGTCGACGCTGTTCCTCGGGTATGCGGCGCGGTTGTGGTCGCTGGTGCTGGGCGGGGCCGTCCGTGATCGACGACTGCTGGACCTGGATCCGGCCGAGTTGCTGTGGCTCGACGACCACGGTCAGATCCGGTTGCACGTGCGCGAGCCTCGCGGCTGGGAGGGCGCAGATCTGGTGGATCTCGTGCGGGCGATGGTCCTCGACCGTCACCTCGAACCGATGGTCGACTCGATCCGGTCCGCCGAGCCGATGTCCGAGCGCCTGCTGTGGGGCAATGCGGCGTCCGCACTGATCGGGGCGGCGCGTGTGCTCGACGGCGACACCCGCACCGACGCCATCACCGTGACCGAGACGATCCTCCGTGATCCCCGCCTGACCGACACCGTCGACCGTGAGGGCGCGGGCTACCGACGTCGGAGCTGCTGCCTGTTCTATCGCACGCCGGTCTCCGGATACTGCGGCGACTGTGCGCTCACCGGTCCGAGCGAATCCGTCCACCACCAGGGGGACGAGTCGGTGTGA
- a CDS encoding antibiotic biosynthesis monooxygenase family protein yields MILEHAPLQVRPGQAAAFEAAFSQARTIISAMKGFRRLTLSRCLERPGAYLLLVEWDTLEDHTEGFRGSAEYQDWRRLLHHFYDPFPTVEHYAPVDDA; encoded by the coding sequence ATGATCCTCGAGCATGCACCACTGCAGGTGAGACCGGGACAGGCCGCCGCATTCGAAGCGGCGTTCAGCCAGGCCAGAACGATCATCTCGGCGATGAAGGGGTTCCGGCGCCTCACGCTCTCACGCTGCCTCGAACGCCCCGGCGCTTATCTCCTCCTGGTGGAGTGGGACACGCTCGAGGACCACACCGAAGGGTTCCGCGGATCGGCGGAGTACCAGGACTGGCGTCGGCTGCTGCACCACTTCTACGACCCGTTCCCCACCGTCGAGCACTACGCGCCCGTCGACGACGCCTGA
- a CDS encoding GNAT family N-acetyltransferase, translating to MESLAILSDVDAGELLTLQRAAYVTEAQAHHDPNLPPLMQTSEELQRELRDDAVLALGLRDDSSRLVAAVRVRIGQPDRRTAELGRLVVAPDMQGRGLGSRLLSLTEQHLPESVTEMRLFTGEFSSGNLRLYARFGYHETHRTPTLSGYDLVHLAKTVG from the coding sequence ATGGAATCACTTGCCATCCTGAGTGACGTCGACGCCGGCGAGCTGCTGACCCTGCAGCGGGCCGCCTACGTCACCGAGGCACAGGCCCACCACGATCCGAACCTTCCGCCGTTGATGCAGACGTCGGAGGAGCTGCAGCGCGAGCTGCGGGACGACGCGGTGCTCGCCCTCGGACTGCGCGACGACTCGTCGCGACTGGTGGCAGCGGTGCGCGTCCGCATCGGGCAACCCGACCGCCGGACCGCCGAACTCGGCCGGCTGGTGGTCGCACCCGACATGCAGGGGCGGGGCCTGGGCAGCAGGCTACTGTCCCTCACCGAGCAGCATCTCCCGGAGTCGGTCACCGAGATGCGGTTGTTCACCGGCGAGTTCAGCAGCGGGAACCTGCGGCTGTACGCGCGGTTCGGCTATCACGAGACGCACCGCACCCCGACACTGTCCGGCTACGATCTTGTGCACCTCGCCAAGA